One segment of Arthrobacter sp. MMS18-M83 DNA contains the following:
- a CDS encoding fumarylacetoacetate hydrolase family protein, with protein MKLATLRTADGGTTAALATGGNSYVPLPANDVGALLAVRDWRALVEAALVATSGAAAVSTPASELAPLLPRAGKVICCGLNYGDHIQEMGRELPQYPTLFAKYADTLTGPADTIHVHGSAKVDWEAELAVVVGSKLFRADEDEARKAIAGYTVANDVSMRDWQNRTLQWFQGKAFDGTTPVGPVMVTADEVDGDFEVRGYVNGEPVQSGNTSTLVFGPARLLSYISQFTVLRPGDLVLTGTPGGVGMGMTPPRFLNDGDVLTTEIVGIGRLENTVRIHAADSPKTTTASTSTSKE; from the coding sequence ATGAAGCTGGCCACCTTGCGGACAGCCGACGGGGGCACGACGGCGGCGCTCGCCACGGGCGGGAACAGTTACGTTCCGCTGCCGGCCAACGACGTCGGAGCCCTCCTTGCAGTCCGGGACTGGCGCGCGCTCGTCGAAGCCGCCCTCGTTGCAACCTCCGGAGCGGCAGCCGTTTCTACACCCGCTAGCGAGCTGGCACCTCTGCTTCCCCGGGCCGGGAAGGTCATTTGCTGCGGGCTGAACTACGGCGACCACATCCAGGAGATGGGCCGCGAGTTGCCTCAATACCCCACGCTTTTCGCGAAGTACGCGGACACCCTCACCGGCCCGGCTGACACCATCCATGTCCACGGCAGCGCGAAGGTCGACTGGGAGGCCGAGCTGGCCGTCGTCGTCGGCTCCAAACTGTTCCGCGCAGACGAAGACGAAGCGCGGAAGGCTATCGCGGGATACACGGTGGCCAACGACGTTTCCATGCGCGATTGGCAGAACCGGACCCTCCAGTGGTTCCAAGGCAAGGCGTTCGACGGAACCACCCCAGTGGGGCCGGTCATGGTGACCGCGGACGAGGTCGACGGCGATTTCGAGGTCCGCGGTTATGTCAACGGCGAGCCGGTGCAGTCCGGGAACACCAGCACCTTGGTGTTCGGCCCGGCCCGCCTGCTCTCTTACATTTCCCAGTTCACCGTCCTGCGCCCCGGCGACCTGGTCCTCACCGGAACCCCGGGCGGAGTGGGCATGGGCATGACTCCCCCACGGTTCCTGAACGACGGCGACGTCCTCACCACCGAGATCGTCGGCATCGGCCGCTTGGAAAACACCGTCCGGATCCACGCAGCCGACTCACCCAAGACGACAACCGCATCCACAAGCACTTCCAAGGAGTGA
- a CDS encoding RidA family protein produces the protein MSHKTVNPGSLPKPSGFAHGMLAGNTLFLGGQTALDKDMNIVPGGIVEQFTQAFSNVLTTLREAGGLPEDLVSVTIYLTDVDDYMANGREIGRIWREMAGSEYPAMAGIGVTRLWQKEALIEIQGIAVIPGR, from the coding sequence ATGAGCCATAAGACCGTCAATCCCGGGTCGCTCCCGAAGCCGTCAGGCTTTGCCCACGGAATGCTCGCGGGAAACACCTTGTTCCTCGGCGGGCAGACGGCCCTGGACAAGGACATGAACATCGTTCCCGGCGGGATCGTAGAACAGTTCACACAGGCTTTTTCCAACGTGCTGACCACCCTGCGCGAGGCCGGCGGATTACCCGAGGACCTGGTCAGTGTGACCATCTACCTCACCGACGTGGACGACTACATGGCCAACGGCCGCGAGATCGGACGAATCTGGCGCGAAATGGCCGGATCCGAGTATCCCGCCATGGCTGGAATCGGCGTCACGCGGCTTTGGCAGAAGGAAGCCCTCATCGAGATCCAAGGCATCGCCGTCATTCCGGGGCGCTAG
- a CDS encoding amino acid permease has protein sequence MSQSFDLIKNRERGLKRELTSPQLTMIALGGAIGTGLFLGSKFAISFAGPSVLLSYAIGGLIAVMLMGALAEMTVAHSTTGSFGAFAEHYISPLAGFLVKYLYWSCVVLAVGTEVLAIGDYMKLWFPGVPPLVWILLFAGVLIAVNMFNVKAFGTLEYWFSSIKVFAILGFILLAAILVFGKGEAGYGIRNYTAEGGFFPNGVSGMWVAVIVAIFSYLSVEMIAIAAGEAKDPGTAVKKAFKVTVFRLFLFYILTLALILAIAPVSQILAGNSPFVTVMQVIGIPFADSVINVVVIVAALSAMNSQLYISTRMMFSLSRAGQAPAVFGRLHKNGSPVNALILCTGGIAVAACVYAMNPDSGFTFMMALSMFGAMATWLMIFVTHLAFRRSVKRDGTALSYKLRPYPAASWGGAILMVAIMVTTLFVEAFRMTLIFGVPFAICIVVLYFVLKRGRQGAPSGTAESDVAGTATGDKGASAGSVVVGAGSDATGT, from the coding sequence ATGTCACAAAGCTTCGACCTGATTAAGAACCGCGAGCGCGGACTCAAACGCGAACTCACCAGTCCCCAGCTGACCATGATCGCGCTGGGCGGCGCGATCGGCACCGGGCTCTTCCTCGGAAGCAAGTTCGCAATATCCTTCGCCGGGCCCAGCGTCTTGCTGAGCTATGCAATCGGTGGCCTGATCGCCGTGATGCTGATGGGCGCGCTGGCTGAGATGACCGTGGCGCATTCGACCACGGGGTCCTTCGGGGCTTTCGCCGAGCACTACATTTCGCCCCTCGCGGGATTCCTGGTGAAGTACCTCTACTGGTCCTGCGTCGTGCTGGCCGTAGGCACTGAGGTCCTCGCGATCGGGGACTACATGAAACTGTGGTTCCCCGGAGTTCCCCCGTTGGTTTGGATCCTGCTGTTTGCCGGGGTTCTCATCGCCGTCAACATGTTCAACGTCAAGGCCTTCGGCACCCTTGAGTACTGGTTCTCCAGCATCAAGGTGTTCGCCATCCTGGGATTCATCCTCCTTGCCGCCATTCTGGTCTTTGGAAAGGGGGAGGCCGGCTACGGCATCCGCAACTACACTGCCGAGGGCGGGTTCTTCCCCAACGGGGTGTCCGGCATGTGGGTTGCCGTGATCGTCGCGATCTTCAGCTATCTCTCGGTGGAGATGATCGCGATTGCTGCGGGTGAAGCGAAGGATCCGGGAACGGCGGTCAAGAAGGCGTTCAAGGTCACCGTATTCCGTCTCTTTCTCTTCTACATCCTGACCCTGGCGCTGATCCTGGCCATTGCGCCCGTCAGCCAGATCCTCGCCGGAAACAGCCCCTTCGTTACCGTCATGCAGGTCATCGGCATTCCGTTCGCAGACTCTGTCATCAACGTCGTGGTGATTGTGGCTGCTCTTTCAGCGATGAATTCGCAGCTCTACATCTCCACCCGCATGATGTTCAGCTTGTCCCGGGCAGGCCAGGCGCCCGCCGTGTTCGGACGGCTCCACAAGAACGGATCCCCGGTCAACGCGCTGATCCTCTGCACAGGTGGAATCGCGGTCGCGGCATGCGTCTACGCCATGAACCCGGACTCGGGCTTCACCTTCATGATGGCGTTGTCGATGTTCGGGGCCATGGCAACGTGGCTCATGATCTTCGTAACCCACTTGGCATTCCGACGCTCAGTGAAGCGTGACGGGACAGCCCTGTCATACAAGCTTCGGCCCTACCCGGCGGCGTCCTGGGGCGGAGCCATCCTCATGGTTGCCATCATGGTCACGACGCTCTTCGTCGAGGCCTTCCGGATGACATTGATCTTCGGGGTCCCGTTCGCCATTTGCATAGTCGTCCTCTACTTCGTCTTGAAGAGGGGCCGCCAGGGCGCCCCTTCGGGAACTGCAGAGTCCGACGTCGCCGGTACCGCAACCGGTGACAAAGGCGCCTCCGCCGGGTCCGTCGTCGTCGGGGCCGGCTCCGACGCGACCGGAACCTGA
- a CDS encoding PaaX family transcriptional regulator, producing MPTPPVRHQQLIVTIYGLYGRSSGDALPVSVLISMLGDLGYDAPGVRSSVSRLKAKGVLKSVRQDGVAKYELSDTVLDVFREGDRRIFAADRSPQLESWILAVFSVPESMRNRRHQLRSELSGLGFGSVASGVWIAPAQVLDQARERLASRGLIQFVDFFRGDYLFEGPMRPKVAAWWDLKAIDEQFAEFLDLYEGAGDLWAGLLGDDPEAALTNSTAQLRRDAFRYYIPMLTLWRRFPYRDPNLPMEYLPKDWHGPAVRETFQAVHRLAAPLAAAYAHELIHGTIDLVAP from the coding sequence ATGCCCACTCCTCCGGTGCGCCACCAGCAGCTCATCGTCACCATCTATGGGCTCTACGGCCGCAGTTCAGGCGATGCCCTCCCTGTTTCCGTACTGATTTCCATGCTGGGCGACCTCGGCTACGACGCGCCGGGAGTCCGATCCTCAGTCTCGCGGCTGAAGGCCAAGGGTGTCCTCAAAAGTGTCCGCCAGGACGGCGTCGCCAAATACGAACTGTCCGACACCGTTCTGGACGTCTTCCGCGAGGGCGACAGGAGGATCTTCGCCGCCGATCGCTCCCCCCAGTTGGAATCCTGGATCCTCGCGGTGTTCTCCGTCCCCGAGTCAATGCGGAACCGCCGGCACCAACTGCGTTCCGAGCTGTCCGGGCTCGGTTTTGGGTCCGTGGCATCGGGGGTATGGATAGCGCCGGCCCAAGTCCTTGACCAGGCCCGGGAGCGGCTTGCTTCGCGCGGTCTCATCCAGTTTGTGGACTTCTTCCGCGGCGACTACCTGTTTGAGGGCCCCATGCGGCCAAAGGTGGCCGCATGGTGGGATCTGAAGGCCATCGACGAGCAATTCGCCGAGTTCTTGGATCTCTACGAAGGGGCCGGAGATCTCTGGGCCGGACTGCTAGGAGATGATCCCGAGGCCGCCCTGACCAACTCGACGGCCCAGCTGCGCCGGGATGCTTTCCGCTACTACATTCCCATGCTGACGCTGTGGCGGCGCTTCCCATACCGGGACCCGAACCTGCCGATGGAATATCTCCCGAAGGATTGGCACGGCCCGGCGGTTCGCGAGACGTTCCAGGCGGTTCATCGCCTTGCCGCGCCCCTCGCGGCAGCCTATGCGCACGAGCTCATCCACGGCACCATCGATCTGGTGGCGCCTTAG
- a CDS encoding Fic family protein, translating into MATWPAHGSKIVPWKSSGRPPREDREFTEVEVSLPPLIADLWFEPGRETIVALEEAAVAIASLDVTAGTRMTAVSGFLLRSEAVSSSKIEHVDANRNDYARAMIGLKATDQANSMVAAAEAVQSMINDAGTTGEVRLEAILAAHKTLMKDDPMDGRHAGSYRDVQNWIGGSDYSPRGAIHVPPPAGLVPGFMDDLMAFCARRDVPIMAQAAIAHAHFESIHPFTDGNGRIGRALIGAISRRRGLTKNTVIPIASAMVADVESYFSLLNNYRNGDADPFVLYLAKSSLRAAKAARESVASLDALPAAWMEAARPRKGSADEKIIPWLLERPVFEAHSAAYIAGIEERSIYRVLDRLTNAGILTQITQSQRNRAWAATEVLDEVDRLNRRLAGRDV; encoded by the coding sequence ATGGCTACTTGGCCCGCGCACGGAAGCAAGATTGTGCCATGGAAGTCATCCGGACGACCGCCCCGCGAGGATCGGGAGTTCACAGAGGTAGAGGTGTCGCTGCCACCGCTCATAGCGGATCTCTGGTTCGAGCCAGGACGTGAAACCATCGTGGCGCTCGAAGAGGCTGCAGTTGCCATCGCATCTTTGGATGTAACAGCCGGCACCCGCATGACGGCCGTCAGCGGATTTCTCCTTCGCAGCGAGGCGGTTTCTTCATCCAAGATCGAGCACGTCGACGCCAACCGAAATGACTACGCACGCGCCATGATCGGGCTGAAGGCAACGGACCAGGCTAACTCGATGGTGGCTGCCGCTGAAGCCGTCCAGAGCATGATCAACGATGCCGGCACCACTGGTGAGGTCAGGCTGGAGGCCATACTTGCCGCGCACAAAACGCTCATGAAGGACGACCCCATGGACGGTAGGCATGCCGGTTCGTACCGCGACGTTCAGAACTGGATCGGCGGAAGCGATTACTCACCTCGAGGGGCCATTCATGTGCCACCGCCCGCAGGGCTCGTCCCCGGATTCATGGACGATCTCATGGCGTTCTGCGCCCGGCGAGACGTCCCAATCATGGCGCAAGCCGCTATTGCGCACGCACATTTCGAATCCATCCACCCGTTCACCGACGGCAATGGTCGTATTGGCCGGGCGCTGATCGGAGCCATCTCCCGTCGGCGGGGGCTGACCAAAAACACCGTAATACCAATCGCTTCGGCCATGGTTGCGGACGTAGAGAGCTACTTTTCCTTGCTCAACAATTACCGCAATGGCGACGCAGATCCGTTCGTGCTGTACTTGGCCAAATCCTCACTCCGCGCAGCGAAAGCGGCCCGTGAGTCAGTGGCGTCCCTCGACGCCCTCCCGGCCGCATGGATGGAGGCAGCCCGGCCCCGAAAGGGCTCCGCAGACGAGAAGATCATTCCTTGGCTCTTGGAGCGGCCAGTGTTCGAAGCACACAGCGCCGCATACATCGCAGGCATCGAAGAGCGATCCATCTACAGGGTCCTGGACAGGCTGACCAACGCCGGGATTCTGACGCAGATCACCCAGTCTCAACGGAATCGTGCATGGGCAGCGACCGAAGTCTTGGACGAAGTGGACAGGCTTAACCGTCGCCTGGCTGGACGCGACGTGTGA
- a CDS encoding DEAD/DEAH box helicase, with product MPSHSDDSWELAIQTPAINDRSLAAGLAYAMGSRVSSITFDSATGLMMGKVRGSGPSAYSTSAKLVRKPGGWSCTVGVCSCPVRKDCKHVAALLFAAEDHPAVRAQLLSAPAFGQTAQTSGTVQRPAWEQALSKLIATPGTAPQGQGLPLALAFEVEEPAPHFSYTGRRDPLRSVRQLKARPVMMGAKGKWIRGDVSWTNLNYLSYKREFNEAHIDWMQNFLAAHSTTDYRQLTSSMWMLLNEFAGKNLWNLLAEAAKVGVALIHSGGAEPVRIAAEPAVVGLDLSRPDDGLQLAPSVTLGGNALDPATLGLIGRPAHGLFFTGPGEGHLPGVSAPENLITLAPLEGGESQELLDFVMGASRLQIPAEDEERFLTAFFPKLKQSTRVTAADHSVELPVLAVPTLSLLANYGADHRVRLHWEWHYKAGKLVTAQPLWRHPDDHGYRDDAEEARILEILGRPWDTVGALGESSSGGWGAPRLAASVALDGLDTLAFTEEVLPRLRELPDVVVDTSGEIADYREATEAPVVSISTKATDSRDWFDLGIVITLEGEPVSFAAVFSALAAGQSRMLLPSGAYFSLDLPELHQLRALIDEARSLQDNPDRHGTLQISRFQAGLWDELAQLGIVDEQAAAWREAVGGLLDDGVTGLPLPGSLDAELRPYQLEGFNWLSFLYRHSLGGVLADDMGLGKTVQAIALMCAAKEEAASASGGVGVADFGKAGSGGAPFLVVAPTSVVGNWAAEVQRFAPGLSMKTIGETFAKSGTDPQEAMAGTDVVITSYALFRIDYEAYAAKAWAGLMLDEAQFVKNHQSKAYQCARKLPASFKLAITGTPLENNLMEFWALTSIVAPGLFSSPRRFAEYYQKPVEKNGDKAQLAKLRRRVRPLMMRRTKEQVIKDLPPKQEQVLEVVLNPRHQKVYQTHLQRERQKILGLIDDVNKNRFTIFQSLTLLRQLSLDVSLVDESLSAVRSSKLDVLFEQLEDIVAEGHRALIFSQFTGFLGKVRQRLEEEGTEFCYLDGSTRNRADVVSEFKNGAAPVFLISLKAGGFGLNLTEADYVFLLDPWWNPASEAQAVDRTHRIGQARNVMVYRLVAKDTIEEKVMALKAKKSQLFADVMEGDALAGGALTAEDLAGLFAE from the coding sequence ATGCCTTCCCACTCAGACGACTCCTGGGAACTGGCGATTCAGACACCCGCCATTAACGACCGCTCCTTGGCGGCCGGCCTCGCCTATGCCATGGGAAGCCGGGTCAGCAGCATCACTTTCGACTCGGCCACAGGTTTGATGATGGGCAAGGTCCGGGGCAGTGGCCCATCAGCGTATTCGACGTCGGCCAAACTGGTCCGCAAGCCCGGCGGCTGGAGCTGCACCGTAGGGGTGTGCAGTTGCCCCGTCCGCAAAGACTGCAAACACGTGGCGGCCCTCCTCTTCGCCGCCGAGGACCATCCTGCCGTGAGGGCTCAGCTGCTCAGCGCCCCCGCGTTCGGACAGACGGCCCAGACCAGCGGAACGGTGCAGCGGCCGGCGTGGGAACAGGCCCTCAGCAAGCTCATCGCCACTCCGGGAACCGCCCCGCAAGGCCAAGGCCTCCCCTTGGCGCTGGCGTTCGAGGTGGAAGAGCCTGCCCCGCACTTCTCCTACACAGGCCGGCGCGATCCTCTCCGAAGCGTGCGCCAGCTCAAGGCGCGCCCGGTGATGATGGGAGCCAAGGGCAAGTGGATCCGCGGCGACGTCTCCTGGACCAACCTGAACTACCTCAGCTACAAGCGCGAATTCAACGAAGCCCACATCGACTGGATGCAGAACTTCCTTGCGGCGCATTCCACCACGGACTACCGGCAGCTCACGTCCAGCATGTGGATGTTGCTCAATGAATTCGCTGGCAAGAACTTGTGGAACCTTCTGGCCGAAGCCGCAAAAGTGGGGGTCGCGCTCATCCACTCCGGCGGTGCTGAACCTGTCCGCATTGCCGCGGAGCCCGCCGTCGTCGGGCTTGACCTCAGCCGGCCCGACGACGGGCTGCAGCTGGCGCCGTCGGTGACCTTGGGCGGGAACGCCCTTGATCCGGCGACCTTGGGCTTGATCGGCCGCCCGGCGCATGGCTTGTTCTTCACTGGCCCTGGCGAGGGGCATCTGCCCGGCGTTTCGGCCCCCGAGAATCTCATCACGTTAGCCCCGCTGGAGGGCGGCGAGTCGCAGGAACTCCTGGACTTCGTCATGGGCGCGTCCCGGCTCCAGATCCCGGCCGAGGACGAAGAACGATTCCTCACGGCGTTCTTTCCGAAGCTCAAGCAGTCCACCCGGGTTACGGCGGCGGACCATTCCGTGGAGTTGCCGGTCCTCGCCGTGCCCACGCTGTCCCTGCTGGCAAACTACGGCGCTGACCACCGGGTGAGGTTGCATTGGGAGTGGCACTACAAGGCCGGCAAGCTCGTGACTGCCCAGCCCCTCTGGCGGCACCCGGACGATCACGGCTACCGCGACGACGCCGAGGAAGCGCGGATCCTGGAGATCCTAGGCCGGCCTTGGGACACGGTTGGCGCGCTGGGCGAATCCTCGAGCGGCGGATGGGGAGCCCCGCGGCTGGCGGCCTCGGTGGCGCTAGACGGGCTGGACACGCTGGCCTTCACCGAGGAGGTACTGCCCCGGCTCCGGGAACTGCCCGACGTCGTCGTGGACACCTCAGGCGAGATCGCCGACTACCGCGAAGCCACCGAGGCCCCCGTTGTCTCCATTTCGACCAAGGCGACGGACAGCCGCGACTGGTTCGATCTCGGCATCGTCATCACGCTCGAGGGCGAACCGGTGTCCTTCGCCGCAGTGTTTTCCGCCCTCGCCGCGGGCCAGAGCCGCATGCTCCTGCCAAGCGGCGCCTACTTCTCGCTGGACCTACCCGAGCTGCACCAACTCCGTGCGCTCATCGACGAGGCCAGGTCCTTGCAGGACAACCCGGACCGACACGGCACCCTACAGATCAGCCGCTTCCAGGCCGGGCTCTGGGATGAGCTCGCGCAGCTAGGGATTGTTGACGAGCAGGCGGCCGCATGGCGCGAGGCCGTGGGCGGATTGCTCGACGACGGCGTGACCGGGCTACCGCTGCCGGGCTCGCTTGACGCTGAGCTCCGTCCATACCAGCTGGAGGGCTTCAACTGGTTGAGTTTCCTGTACCGGCACAGCCTGGGCGGAGTCCTGGCCGACGACATGGGCCTCGGCAAGACTGTGCAGGCGATCGCCTTGATGTGCGCGGCGAAGGAGGAGGCCGCGTCTGCTTCCGGTGGGGTTGGCGTCGCCGACTTCGGCAAGGCGGGTTCGGGTGGTGCTCCCTTCTTGGTAGTCGCCCCCACCAGCGTGGTAGGCAACTGGGCCGCCGAGGTGCAACGATTCGCGCCTGGTCTAAGCATGAAGACCATCGGAGAGACCTTCGCCAAGAGCGGCACGGATCCACAGGAAGCCATGGCCGGAACCGACGTCGTGATCACTTCCTACGCGCTGTTCCGGATCGACTACGAGGCCTATGCCGCCAAGGCGTGGGCCGGGCTCATGCTCGACGAAGCCCAGTTCGTGAAGAACCACCAGTCCAAGGCCTACCAATGCGCCCGGAAACTCCCGGCATCTTTCAAGCTGGCCATCACGGGAACGCCGCTGGAAAACAACCTCATGGAATTCTGGGCGCTGACCTCCATCGTGGCGCCCGGGCTGTTTTCCAGCCCGCGCCGCTTCGCGGAGTACTACCAGAAGCCGGTCGAAAAGAACGGCGACAAAGCCCAGCTCGCCAAGCTCCGCCGTCGGGTCCGTCCGCTCATGATGCGCCGCACCAAAGAGCAGGTCATCAAGGACCTGCCGCCCAAGCAGGAGCAAGTGCTGGAAGTGGTCCTCAACCCACGGCACCAAAAGGTGTACCAGACCCACTTGCAGCGTGAGCGGCAGAAGATCCTTGGGCTCATCGACGACGTCAACAAGAACCGCTTCACGATCTTCCAGTCGCTCACCTTGCTCCGGCAGTTGAGCCTGGACGTTTCCCTGGTGGATGAATCCCTGTCCGCTGTGCGCTCGTCCAAGCTGGACGTGCTGTTCGAGCAGCTTGAGGACATCGTCGCCGAGGGGCACAGGGCGCTCATTTTCAGCCAGTTCACTGGATTCCTGGGCAAGGTCCGCCAGCGTCTTGAGGAAGAAGGTACGGAGTTCTGCTACCTCGACGGCAGCACCCGGAACCGGGCCGACGTCGTGAGCGAATTCAAGAACGGCGCAGCGCCCGTATTCCTCATTTCCTTGAAAGCCGGCGGGTTCGGCCTGAACCTGACAGAGGCCGACTACGTATTCCTGCTGGATCCATGGTGGAACCCGGCCTCCGAGGCACAAGCCGTGGACCGGACCCACAGGATCGGGCAGGCCAGGAACGTAATGGTCTACCGCCTAGTGGCAAAGGACACCATCGAGGAAAAGGTCATGGCGCTCAAGGCCAAGAAGTCACAGCTGTTCGCCGATGTCATGGAAGGCGATGCCCTGGCCGGCGGTGCTCTGACGGCGGAGGACCTGGCGGGGCTGTTCGCGGAGTAG
- a CDS encoding DMP19 family protein produces the protein MTSIENPVILTKDSIEAANADVVDANVTVVNEMYEELLNHEEIATNALRSYFVDYYLTQALAGGFAQYVFTVPEREEVDTFVREGLEAMGATGHLELFNRTAAAFDALSEDDAEAYLDGDLDESEVAAEAVAELEALDGEFESLLETEDIIELNAAWLRSQDGVLYLDEEQRKAHIAERVALIPNLEERQAEAAEAELENAPEFELIIRELCDVAGYELEKITMGDPNYEHDGETILAWHFATDHGNYIMIEEDDEAFMIHPETKEIIAAVEFEDA, from the coding sequence ATGACCAGCATTGAGAACCCCGTCATTCTGACGAAGGACAGCATCGAGGCCGCCAACGCAGACGTTGTGGACGCGAACGTCACCGTGGTCAACGAGATGTACGAGGAGCTCCTCAACCATGAGGAAATCGCTACCAACGCGCTGCGCAGCTACTTTGTGGACTACTACCTGACGCAGGCACTGGCCGGCGGCTTCGCCCAGTACGTATTCACCGTCCCGGAGCGCGAAGAGGTGGACACGTTTGTCCGCGAAGGCCTCGAAGCCATGGGCGCCACCGGCCACCTTGAGCTGTTCAACCGCACCGCAGCAGCATTCGACGCCCTGTCCGAGGACGACGCAGAGGCGTACCTGGACGGCGACCTTGACGAGTCGGAAGTGGCAGCGGAAGCCGTGGCCGAACTCGAAGCCCTCGACGGTGAATTCGAATCCCTCCTGGAGACCGAGGACATCATCGAACTCAACGCAGCGTGGCTCCGCAGCCAGGATGGCGTCCTCTACCTGGACGAAGAGCAGCGCAAGGCCCACATCGCCGAGCGCGTCGCCCTCATTCCGAACCTCGAAGAGCGCCAGGCCGAGGCCGCCGAAGCCGAACTCGAAAATGCCCCTGAATTCGAGCTCATCATCCGTGAACTGTGCGACGTCGCCGGCTACGAGCTGGAGAAGATCACCATGGGCGATCCCAACTACGAGCACGACGGCGAGACGATCCTCGCCTGGCACTTCGCCACGGACCACGGCAACTACATCATGATCGAAGAGGACGACGAAGCCTTCATGATCCACCCGGAGACGAAGGAAATCATCGCGGCCGTCGAGTTCGAAGACGCCTAA
- a CDS encoding COG4315 family predicted lipoprotein — MKKQLGTGLGVLALAIVLSACGGSPGTSTTSTTSSSPASSSAAAPSPTATSPAPSSSASAEAYDLEVATSSAGKIVVGANGRSVYFFTKDVKDSGKSACTGGCATSWPAVTTTSSKPTAEDVSGTLGTIPTADGKMQITINGMPIYYFGQDKAAGDVKGQGVNSVWYLVSPSGDMVKGGGTGY, encoded by the coding sequence ATGAAGAAGCAACTTGGCACCGGTCTGGGCGTCCTCGCACTGGCCATTGTCCTTAGTGCCTGCGGAGGCAGCCCGGGCACTTCTACAACTTCTACAACTTCATCAAGCCCGGCGAGCTCAAGCGCCGCGGCGCCGAGCCCGACGGCGACGAGTCCGGCACCGTCGTCGAGCGCTTCTGCTGAGGCTTATGACCTGGAGGTTGCAACGTCGAGCGCCGGCAAGATTGTGGTGGGCGCCAACGGCAGGAGCGTGTACTTCTTCACCAAGGACGTCAAAGATTCGGGCAAGAGCGCCTGCACCGGAGGCTGCGCCACCTCGTGGCCAGCCGTGACAACGACGTCGAGCAAGCCGACGGCTGAGGACGTGAGTGGAACCCTCGGCACCATCCCCACGGCAGACGGAAAGATGCAGATCACCATCAACGGAATGCCCATTTACTACTTCGGGCAGGACAAGGCCGCCGGTGACGTGAAGGGCCAGGGCGTGAACAGCGTCTGGTACCTGGTCAGCCCGTCCGGTGACATGGTCAAGGGTGGCGGCACGGGCTACTGA
- a CDS encoding sigma-70 family RNA polymerase sigma factor has translation MPLDEDVVAAIYRDHGTALRRFVLSCTPDAHLADDVVQETILRVWQHAPQITGSLRSYLFRTARNVIIDNYRKAQRRPAEAAERDMADPGEATERVDELLNRVLMEEALLRLSTEHREVLIALHYERFTVNEAALRLNIPSGTVKSRAFYAVRALRTILDEMGVQR, from the coding sequence ATGCCGCTCGACGAGGACGTCGTGGCCGCGATCTACCGCGACCACGGCACAGCCCTGCGCCGCTTCGTGCTGAGCTGCACGCCGGACGCACATCTGGCTGACGATGTGGTGCAGGAAACCATCCTTCGGGTTTGGCAGCACGCGCCTCAGATCACCGGGAGCCTCCGCAGCTATTTGTTCCGCACTGCCCGCAACGTCATCATCGATAATTATCGGAAGGCCCAGCGGCGGCCCGCCGAGGCCGCCGAACGCGACATGGCGGACCCGGGGGAAGCCACCGAACGCGTTGACGAGCTCCTCAACCGGGTCCTCATGGAAGAAGCCCTCCTGCGGCTTAGCACTGAGCACCGGGAGGTCCTGATAGCTCTGCATTACGAACGGTTCACGGTGAACGAGGCCGCGCTGAGGCTCAACATCCCCAGCGGAACCGTGAAATCCCGGGCCTTTTACGCCGTCAGGGCGCTTCGCACGATTCTGGACGAAATGGGGGTGCAGCGGTGA